A window of Calonectris borealis chromosome 3, bCalBor7.hap1.2, whole genome shotgun sequence contains these coding sequences:
- the USP45 gene encoding ubiquitin carboxyl-terminal hydrolase 45 isoform X5: protein MRVKDPSRANPEKPKRSKRPNRLQDEDSSDDISGLTCQHVSQAVDVHHVKRAVAQSVWSICAECLKERRMSDGEPVAPSDIWLCLKCGSQGCSKNSEGQHSLKHFQTARAEPHCIVINLSTWIIWCYECDEELSTHCNKKVLAQIVDFLQKHGSRAEPSSSKIIRLREENSETSEILKGKSSGNGASVPVKGINNLGNTCFFNAVMQNLAQTHILNELMYEMKEKGTKLKICHTSDSQLDPLVVNLSSPGPLTSAMFLFLHSMREAGKGPLSPKVLFSQLCQKAPRFKGFQQQDSQELLHYLLDAMRIEETKRIQTGILKAFNNPTTKTADEETRRKVKGCKTCAFGKNR from the exons ATGCGGGTGAAAGATCCATCAAGAGCCAACCCCGAGAAACCAAAGAGAAGCAAAAGGCCTAACAGGCTGCAGGATGAAGACTCTTCAGATGATATTTCAG GCTTAACCTGCCAGCACGTGAGCCAAGCAGTGGACGTGCATCATGTGAAGAGAGCGGTAGCTCAGAGCGTTTGGTCAATATGTGCAGAATGTCTGAAGGAGAGGCGGATGAGTGATGGTGAGCCTGTGGCACCTTCGGACATATGGCTGTGTCTCAAATGCGGCTCTCAG GGATGTAGTAAGAACTCGGAAGGCCAGCATTCGCTGAAACACTTCCAAACAGCACGTGCAGAACCTCACTGCATTGTCATCAACCTCAGCACATGGATCATATG gTGTTACGAATGTGATGAAGAGCTGTCAACACATTGCAACAAAAAGGTTTTGGCTCAGATAGTTGACTTTCTTCAGAAACATGGTTCCAGGGCTGAACCAA GTTCATCAAAAATCATACGACTCcgtgaagaaaacagtgaaacaagtgaaatactgaaaggaaaaagttCTGGTAATGGTGCATCTGTTCCAGTCAAAGGAATAAATAATTTAGGAAATACGTGCTTTTTTAATGCTGTCATGCAG aacttGGCACAGACTCATATACTAAATGAACTGATGTACGAGATGAAGGAGAAAGGAACAAAGTTAAAAATCTGTCATACTTCAGACTCCCAATTG GATCCTTTGGTGGTAAACCTCTCCAGCCCAGGACCCTTGACTTCAGCGATGTTCTTGTTCCTTCACAGCATGAGGGAGGCTGGAAAAGGTCCTCTTTCTCCCAAAGTGCTGTTCAGCCAGCTTTGTCAAAA GGCTCCTCGGTTTAAGGGTTTCCAGCAGCAGGACAGCCAGGAGCTTCTGCACTATCTGTTGGATGCGATGAGGATTGAAGAAACAAAG cgTATACAAACTGGTAtcttaaaagcatttaataatcCAACTACTAAGACAGCAGATGAAGAAACTAGAAGAAAAGTCAAAG
- the USP45 gene encoding ubiquitin carboxyl-terminal hydrolase 45 isoform X6, whose protein sequence is MRVKDPSRANPEKPKRSKRPNRLQDEDSSDDISGLTCQHVSQAVDVHHVKRAVAQSVWSICAECLKERRMSDGEPVAPSDIWLCLKCGSQGCSKNSEGQHSLKHFQTARAEPHCIVINLSTWIIWCYECDEELSTHCNKKVLAQIVDFLQKHGSRAEPSSSKIIRLREENSETSEILKGKSSGNGASVPVKGINNLGNTCFFNAVMQNLAQTHILNELMYEMKEKGTKLKICHTSDSQLDPLVVNLSSPGPLTSAMFLFLHSMREAGKGPLSPKVLFSQLCQNCRAHCCAPGLYLLFMKPMAQPITTNFQWALNSA, encoded by the exons ATGCGGGTGAAAGATCCATCAAGAGCCAACCCCGAGAAACCAAAGAGAAGCAAAAGGCCTAACAGGCTGCAGGATGAAGACTCTTCAGATGATATTTCAG GCTTAACCTGCCAGCACGTGAGCCAAGCAGTGGACGTGCATCATGTGAAGAGAGCGGTAGCTCAGAGCGTTTGGTCAATATGTGCAGAATGTCTGAAGGAGAGGCGGATGAGTGATGGTGAGCCTGTGGCACCTTCGGACATATGGCTGTGTCTCAAATGCGGCTCTCAG GGATGTAGTAAGAACTCGGAAGGCCAGCATTCGCTGAAACACTTCCAAACAGCACGTGCAGAACCTCACTGCATTGTCATCAACCTCAGCACATGGATCATATG gTGTTACGAATGTGATGAAGAGCTGTCAACACATTGCAACAAAAAGGTTTTGGCTCAGATAGTTGACTTTCTTCAGAAACATGGTTCCAGGGCTGAACCAA GTTCATCAAAAATCATACGACTCcgtgaagaaaacagtgaaacaagtgaaatactgaaaggaaaaagttCTGGTAATGGTGCATCTGTTCCAGTCAAAGGAATAAATAATTTAGGAAATACGTGCTTTTTTAATGCTGTCATGCAG aacttGGCACAGACTCATATACTAAATGAACTGATGTACGAGATGAAGGAGAAAGGAACAAAGTTAAAAATCTGTCATACTTCAGACTCCCAATTG GATCCTTTGGTGGTAAACCTCTCCAGCCCAGGACCCTTGACTTCAGCGATGTTCTTGTTCCTTCACAGCATGAGGGAGGCTGGAAAAGGTCCTCTTTCTCCCAAAGTGCTGTTCAGCCAGCTTTGTCAAAA TTGCAGGGCTCATTGTTGCGCTCCAGGGTTGTACCTGCTCTTCATGAAACCTATGGCCCAGCCCATAACCACTAACTTTCAGTGGGCTTTGAACTCAGCATGA
- the USP45 gene encoding ubiquitin carboxyl-terminal hydrolase 45 isoform X7, with product MRVKDPSRANPEKPKRSKRPNRLQDEDSSDDISGLTCQHVSQAVDVHHVKRAVAQSVWSICAECLKERRMSDGEPVAPSDIWLCLKCGSQGCSKNSEGQHSLKHFQTARAEPHCIVINLSTWIIWCYECDEELSTHCNKKVLAQIVDFLQKHGSRAEPSSSKIIRLREENSETSEILKGKSSGNGASVPVKGINNLGNTCFFNAVMQNLAQTHILNELMYEMKEKGTKLKICHTSDSQLDPLVVNLSSPGPLTSAMFLFLHSMREAGKGPLSPKVLFSQLCQKCH from the exons ATGCGGGTGAAAGATCCATCAAGAGCCAACCCCGAGAAACCAAAGAGAAGCAAAAGGCCTAACAGGCTGCAGGATGAAGACTCTTCAGATGATATTTCAG GCTTAACCTGCCAGCACGTGAGCCAAGCAGTGGACGTGCATCATGTGAAGAGAGCGGTAGCTCAGAGCGTTTGGTCAATATGTGCAGAATGTCTGAAGGAGAGGCGGATGAGTGATGGTGAGCCTGTGGCACCTTCGGACATATGGCTGTGTCTCAAATGCGGCTCTCAG GGATGTAGTAAGAACTCGGAAGGCCAGCATTCGCTGAAACACTTCCAAACAGCACGTGCAGAACCTCACTGCATTGTCATCAACCTCAGCACATGGATCATATG gTGTTACGAATGTGATGAAGAGCTGTCAACACATTGCAACAAAAAGGTTTTGGCTCAGATAGTTGACTTTCTTCAGAAACATGGTTCCAGGGCTGAACCAA GTTCATCAAAAATCATACGACTCcgtgaagaaaacagtgaaacaagtgaaatactgaaaggaaaaagttCTGGTAATGGTGCATCTGTTCCAGTCAAAGGAATAAATAATTTAGGAAATACGTGCTTTTTTAATGCTGTCATGCAG aacttGGCACAGACTCATATACTAAATGAACTGATGTACGAGATGAAGGAGAAAGGAACAAAGTTAAAAATCTGTCATACTTCAGACTCCCAATTG GATCCTTTGGTGGTAAACCTCTCCAGCCCAGGACCCTTGACTTCAGCGATGTTCTTGTTCCTTCACAGCATGAGGGAGGCTGGAAAAGGTCCTCTTTCTCCCAAAGTGCTGTTCAGCCAGCTTTGTCAAAA GTGCCATTAG